A genomic region of Candidatus Dormiibacterota bacterium contains the following coding sequences:
- a CDS encoding nitrilase-related carbon-nitrogen hydrolase, translating into MESKVTIALIQAHNDVDGSRPVDEHKKAAIAKHERMIREAKGKGAQIVCLQEIFYGPYFCTEQMTKWYEATEYIPDGPTTKLMQNLAKELGIVLVVPMYEIEAPGFYYNTAAVIDADGSYLGKYRKHHIPQVQAGPPGCGFWEKYYFRPGNLGFPVFDTAFAKVGVYICYDRHFPEGARILGLNGAEIVFNPSATVAGLSEYLWKLEQPAHAVANGYYVGAINRVGMEPPWNMGEFYGQSYLVDPRGQIVSIGSRDRDEVVVGVMDRDVIRQVRDTWQFYRDRRPDAYDEMVSP; encoded by the coding sequence ATGGAAAGCAAAGTAACGATTGCGCTGATTCAAGCGCACAACGACGTCGACGGAAGCCGGCCCGTCGACGAGCACAAGAAGGCGGCGATCGCCAAGCACGAGCGCATGATTCGCGAGGCGAAGGGAAAAGGCGCGCAGATCGTCTGCCTTCAGGAGATCTTTTACGGTCCGTACTTCTGCACCGAGCAAATGACGAAGTGGTACGAGGCGACAGAGTATATTCCCGACGGGCCGACGACAAAGCTCATGCAAAACCTCGCCAAAGAGCTCGGCATCGTCCTGGTCGTGCCGATGTACGAGATCGAAGCGCCCGGTTTCTACTACAACACGGCTGCGGTGATCGACGCCGATGGATCGTATCTCGGCAAGTATCGCAAGCACCACATCCCGCAGGTGCAGGCGGGCCCGCCCGGATGCGGCTTCTGGGAGAAGTACTATTTCCGTCCAGGGAATCTCGGCTTTCCGGTTTTCGACACCGCGTTTGCGAAGGTGGGCGTGTACATTTGTTACGACCGGCACTTTCCCGAGGGTGCGCGCATTCTCGGCCTCAATGGAGCGGAGATCGTCTTCAATCCCTCCGCGACGGTTGCGGGCCTCTCCGAGTATCTCTGGAAGCTCGAGCAGCCGGCGCATGCGGTCGCCAACGGCTACTACGTCGGCGCGATCAACCGCGTCGGCATGGAGCCGCCGTGGAACATGGGCGAGTTTTACGGGCAATCGTACCTCGTCGATCCGCGCGGACAGATCGTTTCCATCGGCAGCCGAGATAGGGACGAGGTCGTCGTCGGCGTGATGGATCGCGACGTGATCCGCCAGGTGCGCGACACCTGGCAGTTCTACCGCGACCGC
- the preA gene encoding NAD-dependent dihydropyrimidine dehydrogenase subunit PreA, producing MADLRSNLAGISSPNPFWLASAPPTNSGYQVQRAFEQGWGGAVWKTLGTPIVNVTSRFAGLNYREHRMVGMNNIELITDRPLDDNLKEIAECKKAFPDRAIVASLMEVCEQQPWHELVKRVQEVDIDGFELNFGCPHGMSERGMGAAVGQHPDLIERVTTYVKEAARVPVIVKLTPNVTDVRFPARGASRGGADAISLINTINSVMGVDLESWKPIPHVDGKSSHGGYCGPAVKPIALNMVSDCARDPEVGIPISGIGGVETWRDAVEFLLLGATNVQVCTAVMHSGFRIVREMIDGLNDYLDAKGLASVRELVGKSRDTITTWENLNLNYKIVAEVDQSRCIHCNKCYIACEDAAHQCIDRVASGTNGTYDLVVDADHCVGCNLCMMVCPVDCIDMIRVDSGLPSQSWKERNAVGHAH from the coding sequence ATGGCTGATTTACGCAGTAACCTGGCCGGGATTAGCAGCCCGAATCCATTTTGGCTCGCGTCGGCACCACCGACGAACAGCGGCTATCAGGTGCAGCGTGCCTTCGAGCAAGGGTGGGGTGGGGCGGTTTGGAAGACGCTCGGCACGCCGATCGTCAACGTAACGTCACGTTTTGCGGGCCTCAACTACCGCGAGCACCGCATGGTCGGCATGAACAACATCGAGCTCATCACCGATCGGCCGTTGGACGACAATCTCAAAGAGATCGCGGAGTGCAAGAAAGCGTTTCCCGATCGCGCGATCGTCGCATCGCTGATGGAGGTCTGCGAGCAGCAGCCGTGGCACGAGCTCGTGAAGCGCGTGCAAGAGGTCGACATCGACGGCTTCGAGCTCAACTTCGGATGCCCGCACGGCATGAGCGAACGCGGCATGGGTGCCGCAGTCGGCCAGCATCCCGATCTCATCGAGCGCGTGACGACGTACGTCAAGGAGGCCGCCCGCGTTCCCGTCATCGTCAAGCTCACGCCGAACGTCACCGACGTTCGCTTTCCCGCACGCGGCGCTTCGCGTGGCGGCGCCGACGCGATCAGCCTCATCAACACGATCAACAGCGTGATGGGCGTCGATCTCGAGTCATGGAAGCCGATCCCGCACGTCGACGGCAAGAGCTCGCACGGCGGGTACTGCGGACCGGCGGTCAAGCCGATCGCGCTCAACATGGTCAGCGACTGCGCGCGCGACCCGGAGGTCGGGATTCCGATCTCGGGAATCGGCGGCGTCGAGACGTGGCGCGATGCGGTCGAGTTTCTCCTCTTGGGCGCAACGAACGTTCAGGTGTGCACCGCGGTCATGCATTCCGGATTTCGCATCGTGCGCGAAATGATCGACGGCTTGAACGACTACCTCGACGCAAAAGGCTTGGCATCGGTGCGCGAGCTCGTCGGGAAGTCGCGTGACACCATCACCACCTGGGAAAATCTCAATCTCAACTATAAGATCGTCGCCGAGGTCGACCAGTCGCGGTGCATTCACTGCAATAAGTGTTACATCGCCTGCGAGGATGCGGCACACCAATGCATCGATCGCGTCGCCAGTGGCACCAACGGCACCTACGACCTCGTCGTCGACGCCGACCACTGCGTCGGCTGTAACTTGTGCATGATGGTCTGCCCCGTCGACTGCATCGACATGATTCGCGTCGACAGCGGCCTGCCGTCGCAGAGCTGGAAAGAGAGGAACGCGGTTGGGCACGCTCATTAA
- a CDS encoding NAD(P)-dependent oxidoreductase, whose amino-acid sequence MTGDFPGKPIQKELSHLEVSIEANRCLYCYDAPCTRACPTHIDIPRFIAQIADGNVTGSARTILDANPLGASCARVCPVEELCEGACVYNTESDTPIRIGDLQRYSTDVVREAGTRIFDAGAPTGKRVAIVGGGPAGLAAARDLRRYGHAVTIFEARKQLGGLNTFGIVPFRLSTDVALWEAQQVIELGCDVRTSARVGDDVSAASLVAEYDAIILACGMGDVPQLRIPGQEYARDALAFIERAKTTGDAPGLGNRVAVIGAGNTAIDALTCAKRLGAEQVTMYYRRGEAEMPAYEFEYDFAKEEGIEFRFHCAPVRVIAEGGSVVGLELARTNAEGSFVAPCDTVISAIGQNRLLDAIDALGVAHDNGVVRVDDALRTTREGVFAAGDCIFAKGVREAMVVEAAEQGKIAARSVHEYLGVLRTTVEASG is encoded by the coding sequence ATGACAGGGGATTTTCCCGGGAAACCGATTCAAAAGGAGCTGTCGCACCTCGAGGTTTCGATCGAGGCGAATCGGTGTCTCTACTGCTACGACGCGCCCTGCACGCGCGCGTGCCCGACGCACATCGACATTCCGCGCTTCATCGCGCAAATCGCCGATGGAAACGTCACGGGCAGCGCGCGCACGATTCTCGACGCGAATCCTCTCGGCGCTTCCTGCGCGCGCGTCTGCCCCGTCGAAGAGTTGTGCGAGGGTGCATGCGTGTACAACACCGAGAGCGACACGCCGATACGCATCGGCGATCTGCAGCGCTACTCTACCGACGTCGTGCGCGAAGCCGGCACGCGCATCTTCGACGCCGGCGCGCCGACGGGCAAGCGCGTCGCGATCGTCGGCGGCGGCCCCGCGGGTCTTGCCGCCGCGCGCGATCTGCGCCGGTACGGCCACGCGGTTACGATCTTCGAAGCGCGCAAGCAACTCGGCGGATTGAACACGTTTGGCATCGTGCCCTTTCGGCTCTCCACGGACGTCGCGCTGTGGGAAGCGCAGCAGGTGATCGAGCTCGGGTGCGACGTTCGCACGAGCGCGCGCGTCGGCGACGACGTATCGGCGGCATCGCTCGTGGCGGAATACGACGCGATAATCCTCGCGTGCGGCATGGGTGACGTGCCGCAGCTGCGCATTCCCGGCCAAGAGTACGCGCGAGACGCGCTCGCTTTCATCGAGCGCGCGAAGACCACCGGCGACGCTCCGGGATTGGGCAATCGCGTCGCGGTGATCGGTGCGGGGAATACGGCGATCGACGCGCTCACGTGCGCGAAACGGCTCGGCGCGGAGCAGGTTACGATGTACTACCGCCGCGGCGAAGCGGAGATGCCCGCCTACGAGTTCGAGTACGACTTTGCCAAGGAAGAGGGCATCGAGTTTCGCTTTCACTGTGCGCCAGTGCGCGTGATCGCCGAGGGCGGGAGCGTCGTCGGGTTAGAGCTCGCGCGCACGAACGCCGAAGGCTCCTTCGTCGCGCCGTGCGATACCGTCATCAGTGCGATCGGGCAGAACCGCCTGCTCGACGCCATCGACGCACTCGGCGTCGCGCACGACAACGGCGTCGTTCGCGTCGACGATGCGCTGCGCACGACGCGCGAGGGCGTCTTTGCGGCGGGCGATTGCATCTTCGCAAAGGGCGTGCGCGAAGCGATGGTGGTGGAAGCGGCCGAACAAGGGAAGATCGCGGCACGCTCGGTGCACGAGTATCTCGGCGTCCTGCGTACCACCGTCGAAGCGTCGGGGTGA
- a CDS encoding DUF3175 domain-containing protein, with the protein MATKRWSQNVTERSSALDIEPDVFKKRSAKAIAQSLKSSAEHSTRRKGSAYQSAMSMLNFYINRAGKNLSESRLQTLERAKAELRKAFGREP; encoded by the coding sequence ATGGCAACCAAACGCTGGTCGCAGAACGTCACCGAGCGCAGCAGCGCGCTCGACATCGAGCCGGACGTCTTCAAGAAGCGCAGCGCGAAGGCGATTGCGCAATCGTTGAAATCATCGGCGGAGCACAGCACGCGGCGAAAGGGCAGCGCGTACCAATCGGCGATGTCGATGCTGAACTTCTACATCAACCGTGCGGGCAAGAACTTGAGCGAGAGCCGACTGCAGACGCTCGAGCGCGCGAAAGCAGAACTGCGAAAGGCCTTCGGCAGGGAGCCGTAA
- a CDS encoding CoA-acylating methylmalonate-semialdehyde dehydrogenase: MEAPARLRNVGHFIAGRDAGDDASRFGDIYDPARGQVQARVTFADEATVDAAVRAAADVFPKWSRTPLGKRTEVLFAFRERVRAHADELARIVSNEHGKIVTDAAGEIARALEVIDFACGLPQLLKGELSENVSTNVDTYSLRQPVGVCVGITPFNFPMMVPIWMLAPALAAGNTFVLKPSERDPSASLLIAKLLQESGLPDGALNVVHGDKVAVDALLAHPRVNAVSFVGSTPIARYIYETAAKNGKRVQALGGAKNHLVVMPDADLDAAADALVSSAYGSAGQRCMAISASVTVGDCAKPLLQRVLERIDKLKVGAGHDAGNDMGPVVTPAARDRILSYIDSGVKEGAALLADGRTLRVSGYEDGFFIGPTLFDNATPAMSIYRDEIFGPVLVNVRAGSLDDALAIVNANPYGNGTSIFTRSGGAARLFQSEVQAGMVGINVPIPVPVGYYSFGGWKSSLFGDLHVYGPDAFRFYTRGKVVTSRWHESNAGVNLGFPTHK, encoded by the coding sequence ATGGAAGCACCCGCTCGGCTTCGCAACGTGGGGCATTTCATCGCTGGCCGAGATGCCGGCGACGATGCATCACGTTTCGGCGATATTTACGATCCAGCGCGCGGGCAGGTTCAAGCGCGCGTCACATTTGCCGACGAGGCAACGGTCGACGCCGCCGTGCGTGCGGCCGCGGACGTCTTTCCGAAGTGGAGCCGCACGCCCCTCGGCAAGCGTACCGAAGTGCTCTTTGCCTTTCGCGAGCGCGTGCGCGCGCACGCCGACGAACTCGCGCGCATCGTTTCGAACGAGCACGGCAAGATCGTTACCGACGCCGCCGGCGAGATTGCGCGTGCGCTCGAGGTCATCGATTTCGCTTGCGGCTTGCCGCAGTTGCTCAAAGGCGAGCTTAGCGAGAACGTCTCGACCAACGTCGACACCTACTCGCTGCGCCAGCCCGTCGGCGTCTGCGTCGGCATCACCCCGTTCAACTTCCCGATGATGGTGCCGATTTGGATGCTCGCGCCCGCGCTCGCCGCCGGCAATACTTTCGTGCTCAAGCCCTCCGAGCGCGACCCGTCGGCTTCGCTGCTCATCGCGAAGTTGCTGCAGGAGTCGGGTTTGCCCGATGGCGCGCTCAACGTCGTGCACGGCGACAAGGTTGCCGTCGACGCGTTGCTCGCGCATCCGCGCGTCAATGCCGTCTCCTTCGTCGGATCGACGCCGATTGCGCGCTACATCTACGAGACCGCCGCGAAGAACGGCAAACGCGTGCAGGCGCTCGGCGGAGCGAAGAATCATCTCGTCGTCATGCCCGATGCGGATCTCGATGCCGCCGCGGACGCGCTCGTCTCGAGTGCATACGGCTCGGCGGGGCAGCGCTGCATGGCGATCTCCGCAAGCGTTACCGTCGGCGACTGCGCGAAGCCGCTGCTCCAACGCGTTCTCGAACGCATCGACAAGCTCAAGGTCGGCGCCGGGCACGACGCAGGCAACGATATGGGGCCGGTCGTGACGCCGGCGGCGCGCGATCGCATTCTCTCGTACATCGACAGCGGCGTGAAAGAAGGCGCGGCGCTTCTCGCCGACGGGCGTACCCTGCGCGTCTCGGGATACGAAGATGGTTTCTTCATCGGGCCGACGCTCTTCGACAACGCGACGCCCGCGATGTCGATCTATCGCGACGAGATCTTTGGGCCCGTGCTCGTCAACGTCCGCGCGGGATCGCTCGACGATGCGCTCGCGATCGTCAACGCGAATCCATACGGCAACGGCACGTCCATTTTTACGCGCAGCGGAGGCGCCGCCCGGCTCTTTCAAAGCGAGGTGCAGGCCGGCATGGTCGGCATCAACGTGCCGATCCCGGTGCCCGTCGGCTACTATTCGTTCGGCGGCTGGAAATCGTCGTTGTTCGGCGATCTCCACGTGTACGGCCCCGACGCGTTTCGCTTCTACACGCGCGGCAAGGTCGTCACGAGCCGCTGGCACGAGAGCAATGCCGGCGTGAACCTCGGCTTTCCGACGCACAAGTAA
- the hydA gene encoding dihydropyrimidinase has product MGTLIKGGTVVTAVDTYPADVLIQGETVSAIGRSLPAEKHEIVDASDAYVFPGGIDPHTHLDMPFGGTVTADDFETGTRGAAMGGTTTIVDFALHTRGNSLLDAVKTWHEKASGKACIDYAFHLTVADGRDETMAEIPRMIGEQGVNSFKVFMAYKHVLYVDDETIFKTLQVCRDAGGLVQVHAENGDVIEVITKQALAQGKTEPKWHALTRPVECEGEATHRAIRLAEIAGAPLYVVHVSSAMAADAISDGRKRGLPIYGETCPQYLVCDFSDYERPNFEGAKYVLSPPIREKWNQSVLLHKLKNMELQSFGSDHCSFNLCGQKELGRNDFSKIPNGAPTIEDRLAILYDVGVNGGVFGLNAFVALGSTNPAKLFGLFPRKGTIAAGSDADIVVWDPAARRTISAKAHHMNVDNNVFEGMTVKGRPRYVFSRGRMVADGETFVGEKGAGKHIKSARFYPVQL; this is encoded by the coding sequence TTGGGCACGCTCATTAAGGGCGGTACCGTCGTCACGGCTGTCGACACGTATCCCGCCGACGTTCTCATCCAAGGCGAGACCGTCAGCGCAATTGGCCGCAGCCTGCCGGCGGAGAAGCACGAGATCGTCGACGCGAGCGACGCGTACGTGTTTCCCGGCGGCATCGATCCACACACGCATCTCGACATGCCCTTCGGCGGCACCGTCACAGCGGACGATTTCGAAACGGGGACGCGCGGCGCTGCGATGGGGGGTACGACGACGATCGTCGATTTCGCGCTGCATACGCGCGGGAACTCTCTGCTCGACGCGGTCAAGACCTGGCACGAGAAGGCATCGGGCAAAGCCTGCATCGACTACGCCTTTCATCTCACGGTCGCCGACGGCCGCGACGAGACGATGGCCGAGATTCCGAGGATGATCGGCGAGCAGGGCGTCAACTCGTTCAAGGTCTTCATGGCATACAAGCACGTGCTGTACGTCGACGACGAGACCATCTTCAAGACGCTTCAAGTCTGCCGCGACGCGGGCGGCCTCGTCCAAGTGCACGCCGAGAACGGCGACGTGATCGAGGTCATCACGAAGCAAGCGCTCGCGCAGGGGAAGACCGAGCCGAAGTGGCACGCGCTCACGCGTCCGGTCGAGTGCGAGGGCGAAGCGACGCATCGCGCGATCCGCTTGGCGGAGATCGCTGGCGCGCCGCTCTACGTCGTGCACGTTTCGTCGGCGATGGCCGCCGATGCAATCAGCGACGGCCGCAAGCGCGGCCTGCCGATCTACGGCGAGACCTGTCCGCAGTATCTCGTCTGCGACTTCAGCGACTACGAGCGGCCGAACTTCGAGGGCGCAAAGTACGTGCTCTCGCCGCCGATCCGCGAAAAGTGGAATCAGAGCGTTCTCCTGCACAAGCTCAAGAACATGGAGTTGCAGAGCTTTGGCTCGGATCACTGCTCGTTCAATCTCTGCGGCCAGAAAGAGCTCGGCAGGAACGATTTCTCGAAGATTCCCAACGGCGCCCCGACCATCGAAGACCGGCTCGCGATTCTCTACGACGTGGGCGTGAACGGCGGCGTATTCGGCTTGAACGCGTTCGTCGCCCTCGGCTCGACGAACCCCGCAAAGCTCTTCGGGCTCTTCCCTCGCAAGGGGACGATCGCGGCAGGCAGCGACGCGGACATCGTCGTCTGGGACCCCGCAGCACGGCGCACGATCTCGGCGAAGGCGCACCATATGAACGTCGACAACAACGTCTTCGAAGGCATGACGGTGAAGGGGCGCCCACGCTACGTGTTCTCGCGCGGACGCATGGTCGCGGACGGCGAGACGTTCGTCGGTGAAAAAGGCGCCGGAAAACATATCAAGAGCGCACGCTTCTACCCCGTGCAGCTGTAG